A genomic region of Cannabis sativa cultivar Pink pepper isolate KNU-18-1 chromosome 1, ASM2916894v1, whole genome shotgun sequence contains the following coding sequences:
- the LOC133034857 gene encoding protein TRACHEARY ELEMENT DIFFERENTIATION-RELATED 7A-like, producing the protein MAELSTPNQTTPPQRSTSQPNRQSRPRARPPQPHQQPQIPLQPHIGLQLHPLAPHFLPLPQIAPHFLPPPPFFPPPFAAGPNFFIPPLPPGPDEAAAPEPFRPLLPGNAEPMVLAGLMMPPPPPPFEVARWPIEGVGGGAEPPFRPPQHYGVIAIPTIRPPF; encoded by the coding sequence ATGGCTGAACTAAGTACTCCAAACCAGACTACACCACCTCAGAGGAGTACTTCACAACCCAATCGCCAGTCCCGACCCCGGGCCAGGCCTCCGCAGCCCCATCAACAGCCACAGATCCCACTGCAGCCTCACATTGGTCTTCAACTTCATCCACTTGCGCCACATTTTCTCCCGCTGCCACAGATTGCTCCACATTTTCTCCCGCCACCACCCTTTTTCCCTCCCCCGTTTGCTGCAGGGCCAAATTTTTTCATCCCGCCACTGCCTCCGGGGCCAGATGAGGCTGCTGCACCCGAACCATTTCGTCCGCTGCTGCCAGGCAATGCTGAACCAATGGTCCTTGCAGGACTAATGATGCCCCCACCGCCGCCGCCGTTTGAAGTAGCTAGGTGGCCAATTGAGGGTGTTGGAGGTGGAGCTGAGCCGCCATTTCGTCCGCCGCAACACTATGGTGTCATTGCAATACCTACAATCCGTCCTCCTTTCTAG